The nucleotide window ggaccaacatgtaactcagagggacagatttgggggagagAATTAAATCAAGTAGTTAAAGTGAATCTAACTGTAATATTTATTAAATAATCTACTATTTTGCATACACTTGTTTTTCTGGTCAGAACAAGGCTGAAATTTCAGTTTAACTGTAACTCTGAGCTTCAGTGACGCACTGATGTGACATATAAGTGGCCAAAAGTAAATAAAACGCACACCcttctttatctcatctcatctcattatctctagctgctttatcctgttctacagggtcgcaggcgagctggagcctatcccagctgactacgggcaaaaggcggggttcaccctggacaaatcgccaggtcatcacagggctgacacatagacacagacaaccattcacactcacattcacacctacgctcaatttagagtcaccagttaacctaacctgcatgtctttggactgtgggggaaactggagcacccggaggaaacccacgcagacacggggagaacatgcaaactccgcacagaaaggccctcgctggccacggggctcgaacccggaccttcttgctgtgaggcgacagtgctaaccactacaccactgtgccgaccTATCTTTATTAATGAGTTTACATATTAATGAACGTCCCACTAAAATATACATGGATAGATCTATCAATCGATCGATCGATTCCATGTATAGCACAAAAATTTTACCAGTATAACTTACTGTACTGCGAAAAGAGCCAGAGAGGTTGATAGAAACTGTGACGCACTGGAAACTGAAATTCTTTGGTTATCATATAAGAGCAGGGAAGGTGGATGGCAAAAGATCTAAAGGACGACCACAAAGGAGCTGGATTGATGGCGTAGGAGACTGGAGTGAGGTGACCCTGGCTCAGGTTTGTGGTAGAGCAGAAAACCAGGAGTGATGGCATCATGATGTTCACATGTGCGTGCACCAGCATCCAGAAAATGGCTGTGGTTAATGATGATAACTTCTGGTTTAATTTTAATAAATATCTGCATGGTAAATCAGGGCTTTTTCACAATCAGCGGAAACATTTCTGGTCCCTAGTAGTCCAAAAACATTTACCTTTAGGGATACAACAtcatgtcactggggcagtaccctcaaaAGTACTGACtgtatgagggtacttcaaaaagttctcagcctcacccagaaTCAAGGGGTGTAACTCCCACTTTGGGGCATAACTGTAAACTATAACGTCTTGTATCACTgcccacaaaaactcaaatgaaagaaggaatcaaagaaaaaaggagaggaaagaaagcttcgagctggcttgctgttgctccaggataatgcccctgtccacacagcacaaGGGGcggggcagaagcagccaaatgtggctttgaactgttgccccatgcaccttactcacctgacctggcaccatctgacttctgtctgtttcccaaactgaaatcccactcacgtggttgccattttcagagtgatgatgaagtcatccatgctgttgaggaggatctggaggctcaagatgtgagcAATAACATTGCTATTTGTAGAAGTGATGAGGGTATGCTGTGTCAAAATTTGAGCACTCTGTCACAAAAATTCTGCAGGTTATAGGTGTGAAGACAAAAAGTCTTACATCCATCCCCGGTCTCCCTTACAATCGTTTCATTTTCAGTCAAACAGCCATGTAGGTCAATATTAAACATTCAGTATTACaaataaagtttttattattTTCAGGCAGCTTTTATTGTATAAAATTTTATTGTGTGATTTTCTatgaaatggggcggcacggtggtgtagtggttagcgctgtcacctcacagcaagaaggtccgggttcaggccccatggccggtgagggcctttctgtgcggagtttgcatgttctccccgtgtccgcgtgggtttcctccgggtgctccggtttcccccacagtccaaagacatgcaggttaggttaactggtgactctaaattgagcgtaggtgtgaatgtgagtgtgaatggttgtctgtgtctatgtgtcagccctgtgatgacctggcgacttgtccagggtgtaccccgcctttcgcccgtagtcagctgggataggctccagcttgcctgcgaccctgtagaaggataaagcggctagagataatgagatgagatgattaaagtgacttgtggtttcaaacacaggagaaatgaaggtaaataaataccggttattttctcttggttctgttccgttttaatcagcaaagttgctgccgtgttaaaaggcactgttcggaaagaatctcttcaggtacatacatgtacatttacagtacaaaatcgttctgtacatgcagtaaatatctaatttttcaacatagatatctgcggcttatagcccggtgcggcttgtatatctttttttttttaattttttttaaaaaatagagcggatgcggcttatatacaggtgcgctctatagtccagaaaatacggtaaatcctatcagattgtgctaatattgcaccgagtcttgcttgcgaagtgcctgcaaactttagcagcccgctaaccctgaatctgaatctgctccggtttcccccacagtccaaagacatgcaggttaggttaactggtgactctaaattgagcgtaggtgtgaatgtgagtgtgaatggttgtctgtgtctatgtgtcagccctgtgatgacctggcgacttgtccagggtgtaccccgcctttcgcccgtagtcagctgggataggctccagcttgcctgcgaccctgtagaacaggataaagcggctacagataatgagatgagatgagataattcaacagtttattaatttttttctcttttcttgcaGTTTTTTTCTAACAGTTTCAGGAGgactttttatctatctatctatctatctatctatctatctatctatctatctatctatctatctatctatctattattcattgtattatttattatttatgttattttcattatattttatttaatttatctgattatatctatctatctatctatctatctatctatctatctatctatctatctatctatctaaaaggGTATATATTAATAAACCTAATAATACTATACTTTTAAAACAGTCACTCTCTACCTGTATAGTTGTTCATCTCAGTCCAAAGAAAATGTTGTTGTTATTAATTATTTTTGTTAATCCTAGTACAGCTTTATTTTTAATATATCAAacattttaatgaaataaaaatggAGACAAATATGATCCAAAACTTTCTTTAAACCAAAAATTAAATTTGGGTTGGTGTGATTTCAGACCATTCATGAGTCACAGAGCGCCTCCTACTGACTCTACACTATACTACACGTCACTTCCTGTCACCTTGCCGAATGATTTATACAACACTTCTGTAATACTGACACTataagatatctcatctcatcatctctagccgctttatccttctacagggtcgcaggcaagctggatcctatcccagctgactacgggcgaaaggcggggtacaccctggacaagtcgccaggtcatcacagggctgcacatagacacagacaaccattcacactcacattcacacctacgctcaatttagagtcaccagttaacctaacctgcatgtctttggactgggggaaaccggagcacccggaggaaacccacgcggacacggggagaacatgcaaactccgcacagaaaggccctcgccggccacggggctcgaacccggaccttcttgctgtgaggcgacagcgctaaccactacaccaccgtgctgcccactataAAATATAATACTGCATATCATTTACATTCTGTTTATATCATTTTATTGTCCTCACAGTGCATTTTTCTGTACTAGACAAATTTGTAGGCTAGTGGGTGGAGCTAAAACTAGCGCAATGGGCGTGGCTTGTAGAACGATTTGAAagggatttattttatttacactgataaccagggtgcgatttgtcaaagaaACAGAAggcgggatgttttttttttttttttaaatcatgaaacgtcacaaaattaaggtaacaataggctaacagctcaataacatccgatgacatcaaatgaataacactaaatgaaaaggaacactaaaccagagatagtaaattcatcttcctatctctctgactaaatacacgaacactaacacacaacaaagttcgcattgcttgtcgcgttgctgtgatgtttctctccctccggattaaatggacagtgactcgaaaatcactgaaatacatgaatactaaatgaacagtttgctccgatggcgcagttcatgtggccttttctgctttcccgtcagtgcgctatccgccgcgtttcgcccttctttaatccacatttctgcgaatttctcagcagggaaggaacgcacgtctgacccactgacagcgaggaaaagaaggctgtcagtgtggatccattcattctgttgcgctcatcagtaaggatgtgattcatggcgctaaatccacgttcacactctggatattgttattatctacaatgtatctatttgctggggacgttcgtgaacatcaaagctgccacttcgggtcattttgaaagtgagtgcaatgtagaccatagaaaactgtctcacaacatgcctgtcatgtcaactttttttttttttggtttgtttgttttattgacggggttgtccccgaggattttttttcagcagagataaaaaccagagggggggatgatccccaccatccccccccagcaaatcgcacccagctgaTAACCAAGCACGGGCgactgctctaagacaacgagggaggctcagcctcctctaaaaatgacgaacatcgtgtaggatgaattgcgctaggcttatgttatagccgaccttataacattgctatttcagatccagaatcatagaaatatatgtgctcaacccaactacagtgcgaaatcattccgttataactttccccagttcgcctaatgtgtgcgtgagtttttccccctcgtgacagcgcgatgcagcccagcctcagtggacttcaatggcatttgggagcgatgcgctttcaatctcaaaatgcaagacggttattggacaaatactgcgaaaacgcccgcccacggagtcccagcctcacagtgggagggacatggcaaagctttccgcgaggagactgctgattggaggcggcacggtggtgtagtggttagcgctgtcgcctcacagcaagaaggtcctgggttcgagccccggggccggcgagggcctttctgtgcggagtttgcatgttctccccgtgtccgcgtgggtttcctccgggtgctccggtttcccccacagtccaaagacatgcaggttaggttaactggtgactctaaattgagcgtaggtgtgaatgtgagtgtgaatggttgtctgtgtctatgtgtcagccctgtgatgacctggcgacttgtccagggtgtaccccgcctttcgcccgtagtcagctgggataggctccagcttgcctgcgaccctgtagaaggataaagcggctagagataatgagatgagatgagactggtgattggtgaaagttatcctcgtaattggtttacgggaagatttttgtttggttatcctcgtaattggtttacgggaagcaggggcggtcctgggggcggtccgaccgggcagccgcccggggcggcatcgcgggggggggcagcacaagcgcgggcgcgaaaaaaaaaaacggtccccaaaaaaaaaaaggtccccccccaaaaaaacccgaaaaaaaaaacaagacaggcGGGGgggttgtgtgtgaacattttggatggggaagcccaataccaaagttgcacaggtgacgtcatcagtgtgtgtgtgtgcctaacttgtcgtagccccataatatgcacaatcccgccagcggaacgttgtactagtcattaaaaagactttactaccatagtactacactactatgacattacacagagtcttaagtaatacattacgacttgatcattgccattctggtaacagcaaatttataacgggccgcgtccacgacgtacaacacacgatgagaaatgtttaaacgaccatgtaaagctgttaacattctgttggctaatacagagcccaacgcgggggggcggcacgagcgcgggcgcgaaaaaaaaaaggtcccccccaaaaaaaggtccccaaacccccccccccccaaaaaaaaaacaagacaggcgggcgccagcagggggtttcacccggggagtaaatcactctaggatcgccactgatgggaagattttgtttggttcatgggacaatttggctggagtttctctaagctccagtgaggtgggacgagggctgatagggcatgcccgccctctgagcaccaatactcgtcaagaagagcaaggattaactcgagcatacatctcttaatattgttaatattctactccattctattttactatttcagcgagaaggctagaattcttctgtgaccttgtgtctcactgtgtattgtactgttatgataacacattgctcgagacataatattgatatctttttgaacattctatcaggacgtgacctgctcaaggtctgactacaggctcagttttgatttattctcATACAAGCATTTGcaacgattaatatcccttgagatcacacctcagcccggtagatggcggtaatacacatcgattgttaaccgccaataaatcgacagaagaagaagaagaagattggtgaaagcggccggatattttctttgattgacagctcatttcaaatatagacaggcagcggtgaatttcagttcagtcccatgcggattcgcaagtgctgtggtgtattgtaagagatcagcttacatttcgatttcattcattacatacggtttcgaccagcttttttagtttgtatatattttcattgtaaataaagtgtaaatatagtgttgtcaagtttgctatcttagttccagaaatttcgtttatttgagtgactgaacttgaacttgagggggctagtcagctagcaagaaagctgcgcacggatgccaagcattgctgatttaattttggcgaagccatttgccagtcttcctttcgaggaaaaaattaaaattaaagagcagggtagaccaacacctcaaactgacttggtgaaaaaggtcgggaataatactcgttcctttcagctctcctggtacgagaaagtgaattggctaacagcaagtgacccacatcaacaacagtaaataggctactttagtaatatgtcatggatggaccaaaaatatagaatctatttaaaatgtttatgctgagtatattatattggaatatatatttctctggatatgaattaaacacagctacaatttggaaaacatttttaaacaaaaacacagccgagaacatttcacactacagacctggattaaaagtgaagggttatcaaaattgtcaataaaacatttctcagtcaaaataagtaaaatatagggaaagtgtcattgaatgaaatgtgtggcacccagctccatgtttggctccccaaggtcagtgcttgtgcctattccagaacactctgctgttactgctgaggttcctgacaaagagctgctttcaataatgatcaatttttaaacaacatgccacaattttaaaatataaaatattaaaatataccaccccaacaccaccatcatgtatattggacagtaggctaatgggccaaaagaacctgttatttcacagtttgtgaccctgccaacaatcagccagatcagaggcaagagtatgggctaaattgatgtgttttttcttttttcttttaaaatctggacatatcgtaaccgaccagcctcccctgtttgaaagactaccagccaccactgcaaCCAAGTGACCTGAATTGATTTTATCCTTTTAAATAGCCTATGTGGGTGAGGTAAGTGTAATTAGACTGGACAAACTAACAGCCAGTCATGATGAAAGGGGGAGGAGCTTCTACCACTAACCTATCACAGTATGACAAGGCGGAGCTTGGTGTTGAGACAAACCTAACCAGTCACAAAGACACCATTTGGAGACTTGGGTGACATTTTCAGCAGTACAATGACCTTCTTGTGTTTATTTCTAGTTGTGTTTAATCTTCACACTGTGTCTTTTGCACGTCCATCATCCTGGTGTAACGTGATGTCACCACCCGGACCCGTTCCAGCCAACGTGAAATATTTCAACACCAAAAGTCGTTATGAAGAGGTGAACCCTCATCTCAAATCTGATATTTTGGCCATCAATGAGTCCTGGGTGAAACCTCCATCTCCAGAATGTCGAGCCGTCCACCTGAGCACCATCATCAGACACGGAACCCGGTACCCCACCTCAGGGAACATCAAGAAGATGATCCGGGTCTCCAAGATGGTGCAGAGCCAAGCTGATCTGAGCTGCATCAAGGAGCTCCAGAGCTGGAAGATGTGGTATAAGGAGATCATGGATGGACGGCTGGTGGACAAAGGACGCTCAGATCATCGTCATTTGGCTCAGAGGCTGGTTAAATCATTCCCAAAGCTGATAACGAAGGCGAACATCGAAGAGGGACGAGTGAAGTTCATCACCAGCTCCAAGCACAGATGTATCAACAGCACTCTGGCTTTCCAACTCGGACTCTTGGAGGGTCTCGGCATTAAAGGTGGAGTATATTAAATATTATATACATATTGATATTTGAGTTATCTTATTAAATTCCTCAGGAGTGTGTGAGCTGAGTCTCCTTAACTGGTTTAGATCTTTAGTTTCACATCCACATTACACTACTGCAGACACTTCCTGTCTCTTATTTCATTTTTACCGTTCTATGTTATAGATCTCCTAAAGAGCTGAATTGTGTTTCAGCCTTAAAGGCAGTTTTGTTTGTATTCTTATTTAAATCTGCAATATTTAAAACTTGTGTGTATTTAGTTTGATTGCAGGCTTTCAGGCTGTGGTGAACATTTCAGGTTAAAGTGCAACACAAACATGTTTGCAGATTTCTGTACACtgtttactctgtgtgtgtgtgtgtgtgtgtgtgtgtgtgtgtgtgtgtgtgtgtgtgggtgtgtgtgtgcattatcCCAGGAGTTTGTGTTCTTGCTCTAAAGGCGATTGCGCAATCCTTAAAATGTGCTTTTCTGTCATTAAAGTGTGTTTTTCTGATTGTCCTTTATTACAACTGATAGGCAGACTggcatagaggccacacctccttcactgagactgacacacagaagccatgcctccttcaatGAAACtgacacacataccccttttccaccaaatcagttccagggctggttcggggccagtgctggttcacaactcgttcaacttgcgagccagctgagaaccagcttgcttttccatcgctcgcggtgctaagagaagacacgtcattacgtcgctgtatacgtcagttacgttgttgtatacgtcattacgtcgctgtatacgtcagttacgtcgctatgtttgcataaaccttggcgcgaatatcgaagcaaaaacaacgcagaagaagcagcagcaacaacaacaacaataataataatggatgacttcgcgtttgtacagctgctgcttttcgtcgcttaaaaatggcgatctttcgcggtcttgttattgttgtcggtcttaacaactccgcccccccgctgacgtaagcggttctttcctctggcccagcagagagttggtgctagcctggaaccggtttttctggccccagagccagttctttgtcagtggaaacagaaaacccggttccaaactaagcactggtcccgaaccagccctggaactgctttggtggaaaaggggcatgagagaccacacctccttcaatgaaactgacacagaggccacgcgtccttcactgagactgacactcaGAAactacacctccttcactgagactgacgcaCAGAGATCACGCCTCCTTTACCAAGACGAACACTCagaaaccacacctccttcactggactGACGCACAGAGGTCAGGCCTCCTTTACGAAGACTGACactcagaagccacgcctccttcactgagactgacacacagaggccatgcctccttcactgagacacactcagaagccacacctcctttaccaaGACTAATGCACAGAAGCCATGCCTACTGAGACTGAcccacagaagccacgcctcctttaccaaGACTAACACACAGAGGCAACGCCTCCTTCACTAAAATTGATGcacagaggtcacacctcctttacCAAGACTGACactcagaagccacgcctccttcactgagactgacacacagaggccacgccttcttcactgagactgacagaagcCATGCCTCCTTTACCAAGACTAATGCACAGaatccatgcctccttcactgagactgacacacagagaccacgcctccttcactgagactgacccacagaagccacgcctcctttaccaaGACTAACACACAGAGCCAACGCCTCCTTCACTAAAATTGATGcacagaggtcacacctcctttacCAAGACTGACactcagaagccacgcctccttcactgagactgacacacagaggccacacctccttcactgagactgacactcaGAAGCCATGCTtccttcactaagactgacacacagagaccacgcctccttcactgagactgacagaggccacgcctccttcactgagactgacactcagaagccacgcctcctttaacAAGATGAATGCAcagaagccatgcctccttcactgagactgacacacagagaccacgcctccttcactgagactgactcacagaagccacacctcctttaccaaGACAAACGTACAGAGGCAACGCCTCCTTCACTAAAATTGATGCaaagaggtcacacctcctttaccaagactgacacacagaggccacgcctccttcactgagactgacacagaggccacacctccttcacttagactgacacacagaggccacgcctccttgacCAAGACTAACACACAGAGCAACACCTTCGCTGAGACTGAcccacagaagccacgcctcctttaacAAGACGAATGCACAGAAGccgtgcctccttcactgagactgacacagagaccacgcctccttcactaaaaTTGATGcacagaggtcacacctcctttacCAAGACTGACactcagaagccacgcctccttcactgagactgacacacagaggccacgcctcctttaccaaGACTAACACACAGAGCaacaccttcactgagactgacccacagaagccacgcctcctttaacAAGACAAATGCAcagaagccatgcctccttcactgagactgacacacagaaaccacgcctccttcactgagactgacccacagaagccacgcctcctttaccaaGACTAACGCACAGAAGCAATGCCTCCTTCACTAAAATTGATGcacagaggtcacacctcctttacCAAGACTGACactcagaagccacgcctccttcactgagactgacagaggccacacctccttcactgagactgacacacagaggccacgcctcctttaccaaGACTAACACACAGAGCaacaccttcactgagactgacccacagaagccacgcctcctttaacAAGACGAATGCAcagaagccatgcctccttcactgagactgacacacagagaacacacctccttcactgagactgacccacagaagccacgcctcctttaccaaGACTAACGCACAGAGGCAATGCCTCCTTCACTAAAATTGATGCACAGAGGTCACACCTTCTTTACCAAGACTGACaatcagaagccacgcctccttcactgagactgacagaggccacacctccttcactgagactgacacacagaggtcacgcctccttcactgagactgacactcagaagtcacgcctccttcactgagactgacactcagaagtcacgcctccttcactgagactgacactcagaagccacgcctccttcactgagactgacactcagaccacgcctccttccctgagactgacacacagaggccatgcctccttcactgagatttaGACACACAATCCACACCCCCTCACTCCCTTCTTTATTTCTTTGTAGATGTGGATCTGCCGCACACCATTAACGATGATTTGATGCGTTTTTTCGATAAATGTCGGCGTTTGCTGGAGACGGTGGAGAACAACAAAGATGCTACGATGGAGGTAGAACTTTTTAAGAATGGCCCTGAGATGAAGAGAGCTCAGGAGAAACTCGCTGATCGATTACAgcttccttacagcaatgtcactgCAGGCGAGTGTGTGCTAACTAGCAATGTTACTTTAACAAGCTTGGAACTAAAATAAAATGTCATTACCCAGTCGCAAACGTTATGTGCATCAACCTCTAGTCTCAAATACTGGTTTGAAGTATTACACAATATAATATAAAAGGAACGTTAGCTAAACTAGCCAGTTAGCTAAATTAGTTAGCCAGGTTATTAGTTAGCATAGCTAAGATTAGAGTTCCCTCTATGGCTAAGTATCACATCAAGATGGCTATTAAAAACTGGCTAACATCAGGTACAAGAGAGTGAACATGAtgctaccgccaccatgtttcacagtcgaTTCGTATAGAGTCCTGACTTACAATATTGTAGAGATGTCATGTGATTGATTTGGTGACCGGCTGATCAGATTGAACACAAGCTCAGGTTTGAACGGCGTCTCTTTTGCGCTGCAGACTTTGTGGAGACGGTGTTTTATC belongs to Neoarius graeffei isolate fNeoGra1 chromosome 11, fNeoGra1.pri, whole genome shotgun sequence and includes:
- the LOC132893741 gene encoding multiple inositol polyphosphate phosphatase 1-like; the protein is MTFLCLFLVVFNLHTVSFARPSSWCNVMSPPGPVPANVKYFNTKSRYEEVNPHLKSDILAINESWVKPPSPECRAVHLSTIIRHGTRYPTSGNIKKMIRVSKMVQSQADLSCIKELQSWKMWYKEIMDGRLVDKGRSDHRHLAQRLVKSFPKLITKANIEEGRVKFITSSKHRCINSTLAFQLGLLEGLGIKDVDLPHTINDDLMRFFDKCRRLLETVENNKDATMEVELFKNGPEMKRAQEKLADRLQLPYSNVTADFVETVFYLCAYEFTILSVNSPWCWLLDEADGQVLEYAGDLKQFWKRGFGHDINRKSSCVLFHDLFKRLDTVASQIKSGGHVSEVVMVQVGHAETLLPLLTLLDLFKDSVPLNSSNFASHRGRVFRTGLIVPYAANLLMALFDCPDGLRLQARLNEQPLTLPGLDDLSPLYQDVRKRYEKLLQGCNQDAVCMMDS